One Coturnix japonica isolate 7356 chromosome 20, Coturnix japonica 2.1, whole genome shotgun sequence genomic window carries:
- the NPBWR2 gene encoding neuropeptides B/W receptor type 2, whose product MGNSSLWDSLNSTCSNAANSSYLDSNMTFNFTFQEQSADFYVILPVIYSVICAVGLTGNTAVIYVILKAPKMKTVTNMFILNLAIADDLFTLVLPINIAEHLLHYWPFGEVLCKVILSIDHYNIFSSIYFLTVMSIDRYLVVLATVRSKRMPHRTYRAARIVSLCIWILVTIIVLPFIIFANVYIDDLKIKSCGLNFPKPERFWFKASRIYTLILGFAIPVSTICILYTMMLYKLRNMHLNSNARALDKAKKKVTIMVFIVLAVCLFCWTPFHLATIVALTTDLPQTSMVIGISYFITSLSYANSCLNPFLYAFLDDSFRKSFRKMLECRTS is encoded by the coding sequence ATGGGGAACAGCTCTCTGTGGGACAGTTTGAACAGcacctgcagcaatgcagccaACAGCTCCTACCTGGACAGCAATATGACATTCAACTTCACCTTCCAAGAGCAATCAGCTGATTTCTATGTTATCCTCCCCGTGATTTACTCTGTTATCTGTGCTGTTGGGCTCACAGGCAACACTGCTGTCATCTATGTGATCCTCAAGGCTCCCAAGATGAAGACGGTAACAAACATGTTCATCCTGAACCTTGCTATAGCTGATGACTTGTTCACACTTGTCTTGCCCATTAATATCGCTGAACACCTCCTCCACTACTGGCCCTTTGGAGAAGTCCTCTGCAAGGTCATTTTGTCCATAGACCACTACAACATCTTCTccagcatttatttcttaacaGTGATGAGCATAGACAGGTACTTGGTAGTACTGGCTACAGTCAGGTCCAAGAGGATGCCACACCGTACATACCGAGCAGCCAGGATCGTCAGCTTATGCATCTGGATCCTAGTCACTATCATAGTTCTCCCATTCATCATCTTTGCCAACGTATACATAGATGACCTGAAGATCAAGAGTTGTGGTCTAAACTTCCCCAAGCCTGAAAGGTTTTGGTTCAAAGCCAGCAGGATCTATACCCTCATCCTTGGCTTTGCCATTCCAGTGTCCACTATCTGCATCCTCTACACCATGATGCTCTACAAGCTGAGGAACATGCACTTGAACTCTAATGCCAGAGCTCTGGACAAAGCCAAGAAGAAAGTCACCATCATGGTCTTCATTGTCCTGGCTGTGTGTCTTTTCTGCTGGACCCCCTTTCACCTGGCCACTATTGTGGCTTTGACCACTGACTTGCCCCAGACCTCCATGGTCATTGGTATCTCCTACTTCATCACCAGTCTAAGCTATGCCAATTCATGCTTGAATCCTTTCTTGTATGCTTTCCTGGATGACAGCTTTCGGAAAAGCTTCCGGAAGATGCTGGAATGCAGAACTTCTTGA